A single region of the Syngnathus acus chromosome 6, fSynAcu1.2, whole genome shotgun sequence genome encodes:
- the LOC119124604 gene encoding carboxypeptidase A1-like — MRVLLVLAALLVAALGKETFEGHQVLRMVAKDEAQLSLLTQLEDIEEYGLDFWKEARDLDSYVDVRVPLESLEAVKLFLESNNIEWSIMIEDLQVVLDEEQEEMDASARKAEPRNTDSFDFSRYHTLSELYRFQDMLVAENPKLVSKLVIGQSYERRPLNVLKFSTGGNNRPAIWIDTGIHSREWVTQASGTWFAKKIVTDYGRDPALTAILDKMDIFLEMVTNPDGYYYTHTRNRMWRKTRKPNPGTSCVGVDPNRNWDAGFGGPGASGSPCSETYRGPRAHSESEVSSIVNFVKSHGNIKSFVSIHSYSQMLLYPYGYTRTPVKDQAELHAVARKAITDLASLYGTRYRYGSIINVIYQASGGTIDWTYNQGIKYSFTFELRDTGRYGFALPANQIIPTARETWLALMAIMDHTLKNPY; from the exons ATGAGGGTCTTGCTCGTGTTGGCCGCGCTGCTCGTTGCCGCGCTGGGCAAGGAGACGTTTGAGGG ACATCAGGTTCTCCGTATGGTGGCCAAGGATGAAGCACAGCTGTCTCTTCTGACGCAATTGGaggacattgaggagtatGGG CTGGACTTCTGGAAGGAGGCGAGAGATTTGGACAGTTATGTGGACGTCAGAGTTCCGCTCGAGAGTCTGGAGGCCGTCAAACTTTTCCTGGAGAGCAACAATATTGAATGGTCCATCATGATTGAAGACCTGCAG GTGGTCCTGGACGAGGAGCAAGAAGAGATGGACGCCTCGGCCCGTAAGGCAGAGCCCAGAAACACCGATAGCTTCGATTTCTCCAGATACCACACCCTCAGCGAG CTGTACAGATTCCAGGACATGCTGGTGGCCGAGAATCCCAAACTTGTCAGTAAACTGGTGATTGGTCAAAGCTACGAGCGGCGTCCGCTCAATGTGCTCAAG TTCAGCACTGGTGGAAACAATCGTCCCGCCATCTGGATCGACACTGGCATCCACTCTCGTGAATGGGTCACTCAGGCTAGCGGCACCTGGTTCGCCAAGAAG ATCGTCACCGACTACGGCCGCGATCCCGCCCTCACCGCCATCCTCGACAAGATGGACATCTTCCTGGAGATGGTCACCAACCCCGATGGCTATTACTACACGCACACTAGG aacCGTATGTGGCGTAAGACTAGGAAGCCCAATCCTGGTACTTCTTGCGTGGGAGTGGATCCTAACAGAAACTGGGATGCTGGTTTTGGAG GCCCTGGTGCGAGTGGCAGTCCCTGCTCGGAGACGTACCGCGGGCCGCGGGCGCATTCCGAGTCGGAAGTCAGCTCCATTGTGAACTTCGTCAAGTCTCACGGCAACATCAAGTCCTTCGTGTCCATCCACTCGTACTCGCAGATGCTTCTCTATCCCTACGGGTATACCAGGACGCCTGTCAAGGACCAGGCGGAGCTG CACGCTGTGGCCAGAAAGGCCATCACCGACCTGGCCTCTCTTTACGGCACTCGTTACCGATACGGAAGCATCATTAACGTCATCT ACCAGGCCAGCGGCGGAACCATCGACTGGACCTACAATCAGGGCATCAAGTATTCGTTCACTTTCGAACTGCGCGACACCGGACGCTATGGCTTCGCGCTGCCTGCCAACCAGATAATCCCCACCGCCAGGGAGACGTGGCTGGCCCTCATGGCCATCATGGACCACACCCTCAAGAACCCCTATTAA
- the cep41 gene encoding centrosomal protein of 41 kDa, with translation MSVYRGIGGDQYMRKQIPKNAKYQHVKTKLDTGVSLTKYMERLEEIKQNYKFNKGEIFKRFKVTTFAELILQVASVSDLNECVDGDSCHSPHDDGSGDSGMLLQAGYVNSLLESNDAQDQEHIQPMRSTLLSVINGVGELNMNGDKAKAANEDVDADAEKPYQDCPYLLLDVRDRDLYDQCHIISAHSFPIASLSRSTNPYTREILEYKNAEGKIIIVYDEDERIASQAATSMCQRGFENLFLLSGGLKVLAQKFPDGMTTGTLPACCFPPPVPSKWKKSAPPPPPLPPPAMPVVTHRWRFNADELGRIEAHLENFIMMGSSRTSSRISTSSSLPKVSSARCSRMTSSSASSVSSRDSGRVQRPWK, from the exons ATGTCGGTTTACAGGGGCATCGGCGGCGATCAG TACATGAGGAAACAGATACCAAAGAATGCCAAGTATCAACacgtcaaaacaaaactggaCACGG GGGTTAGCCTGACCAAGTATATGGAGCGCCTGGAGGAGATAAAACAAA actACAAGTTCAACAAAGGTGAAATCTTCAAACGCTTTAAAGTGACAACGTTTGCAGAGTTG ATACTTCAGGTGGCGTCAGTGTCGGACCTGAATGAATGTGTCGACGGTGATTCGTGTCACAGCCCTCACG ATGATGGCAGCGGTGACAGCGGCATGTTGTTGCAGGCGGGGTACGTCAACAGCTTGTTGGAGTCCAATGATGCGCAGGATCAGGAACACATCCAGCCCATGAGGTCCACATTGCTCAG CGTGATCAACGGCGTGGGTGAGCTGAACATGAACGGCGACAAAGCAAAGGCGGCCAACGAGGATGTGGACGCTGACGCCGAAAAGCCCTACCAAGATTGTCCCTACCTGCTGCTGGACGTGCGCGACCGCGACCTCTACGACCAgtgccacatcatttcag CTCACAGCTTTCCCATAGCCTCGCTGTCCCGTTCCACGAACCCTTACACCAGGGAAATACTGGAATAC AAAAACGCCGAGGGTAAGATCATCATCGTGTACGACGAGGATGAGCGCATCGCCAGCCAGGCGGCAACCAGCATGTGCCAGCGTGGCTTCGAGAACCTTTTCCTGCTCAGCGGAG GTCTCAAGGTGCTCGCTCAGAAGTTCCCTGACGGTATGACCACTGGCACCTTGCCCGCCTGCTGCTTTCCCCCTCCCGTGCCGTCCAAGTGGAAGAAGAGcgccccgccgccgccacccttGCCGCCGCCAGCGATGCCGGTGGTTACGCATAGATGGAGGTTCAACGCCGACGAGCTTGGCAGAATCGAAGCCCACCTGGAgaacttcatcatgatgggcaGTA GTCGTACATCAAGTCGAATTTCGACAAGCAGCAGTTTGCCTAAGGTGTCCAGCGCCCGCTGCAGCCGCATGACGTCCTCCTCCGCGTCTTCGGTTTCCTCCAGGGACAGCGGACGAGTTCAAAGGCCGTGGAAGTGA